In Paenibacillus ihbetae, the following are encoded in one genomic region:
- a CDS encoding carbon storage regulator: MINDNIVLSVIEINGDQVRIGIEAPSNVAIYREEIYEAIKQQNQHAIEFNTDIQDILNQVAAQKKE; this comes from the coding sequence ATGATTAATGATAATATCGTCCTCTCCGTTATTGAGATCAACGGAGATCAGGTCCGGATCGGTATCGAGGCGCCTTCGAATGTGGCGATTTATCGAGAAGAAATTTATGAGGCAATCAAACAGCAGAATCAGCACGCCATAGAGTTTAATACAGACATTCAGGATATTTTAAATCAAGTAGCAGCACAAAAAAAGGAATAA